In the genome of Hypomesus transpacificus isolate Combined female unplaced genomic scaffold, fHypTra1 scaffold_52, whole genome shotgun sequence, one region contains:
- the LOC124465511 gene encoding uncharacterized protein LOC124465511, with amino-acid sequence MEVALEDDRAVAYEDDREVAFEDDGEVPTDLGESDDEESDQENNIESTSLASDLATWATYCQVKNNAVDQLLKILQNHGHSDLPSSARILLKTPRQVNTTQKSGMEYLNYPLRDTFLDTLKKYPFEQLSDCDTVNLSFNIDGLPLFKSSGKAMWPVLCAVHLKPITVSPITLTCGNKRPTDLHFLDDMVADLNDLLSSGLQHREKTFEVNVLRIVCDAPAKAFVRNTKLCSGYYGCDKCTQKGQWFSRVIYQETEELTLRTDEAFRHQTQEEHHHGNTPLLNLPIDMVKAFPIDYMHQACFGVRKKLLLIWSRGEKGCRMSVTQIQEVSSRLLHLKPEIPSIFSRKPRGLEELERWKATEFRQFMLYTGKVVLVLQCGNVHFSELYDSQAVFTIRSTTTAVLCCERTGAL; translated from the coding sequence ATGGAGGTAGCCTTGGAGGATGATAGGGCAGTAGCCTATGAAGACGACAGGGAGGTAGCATTTGAGGATGATGGGGAGGTACCCACTGACCTTGGGGAAAGTGATGATGAGGAATCCGACCAAGAAAACAACATAGAAAGTACATCACTTGCATCAGATCTGGCAACCTGGGCCACTTACTGTCAGGTGAAGAACAATGCCGTTGATCAGTTGTTGAAGATTCTTCAGAATCATGGCCACTCGGATCTCCCATCCTCCGCTCGTATCCTGCTAAAAACACCACGGCAGGTAAATACAACACAGAAGTCTGGAATGGAGTATCTGAATTATCCATTGCGTGATACATTTCTAGACACCCTGAAGAAATACCCATTTGAACAGCTGTCTGACTGCGACACAGTTAATCTGTCCTTCAACATTGATGGATTGCCTCTGTTCAAGAGCTCAGGGAAAGCTATGTGGCCTGTCCTATGTGCTGTCCACCTCAAGCCCATCACTGTTTCCCCAATCACACTGACGTGCGGAAACAAGCGGCCAACCGACCTGCATTTTTTAGATGACATGGTGGCAGACCTCAATGATCTACTATCTAGTGGCctgcaacacagagagaaaacatttGAAGTTAATGTTCTTCGCATTGTGTGCGATGCTCCAGCAAAAGCCTTTGTCCGTAACACAAAGCTGTGCTCAGGTTATTACGGATGTGATAAATGCACTCAGAAAGGACAGTGGTTTAGCAGAGTTATATATCAGGAAACAGAAGAACTCACCCTGCGAACAGACGAAGCATTCAGACATCAAACCCAAGAAGAGCACCATCATGGCAACACTCCCCTGCTCAACTTGCCTATCGACATGGTAAAAGCCTTCCCCATTGACTACATGCATCAGGCATGCTTTGGTGTCAGGAAAAAGCTTCTCCTCatctggagcagaggagagaaaggttgTAGAATGTCTGTGACACAAATACAGGAGGTGAGCAGCAGGCTTCTTCACCTTAAACCTGAAattccctccatcttctcccgcAAACCACGAGGTCTTGAAGAGCTGGAAAGGTGGAAAGCCACTGAATTCCGGCAGTTTATGTTGTACACCGGTAAGGTGGTGCTTGTCCTTCAGTGTGGCAATGTGCATTTTAGTGAGCTCTACGACTCTCAAGCAGTATTCACAATACGCTCAACAACTACTGCAGTACTTTGTTGTGAGAGGACGGGAGCTTTATGA